From Streptomyces sp. HUAS MG91, the proteins below share one genomic window:
- a CDS encoding DUF3159 domain-containing protein, which produces MTSLDDKPTDREAGADADATTDRAVTEAALFDAFGGVRGMVETVVPGLLFVTIFTINKDLHVSAIAALAVSLVLVVVRLVMKDTVKHAFSGVFGVAFGVVFAMMTGNAKDFYLPGMLYTLGLAVAYIVTTLCGVPLIGLILGPVFKENLSWRTRNPGRKKAYAKASWAWGLILLAKCAILFPMYFWADTDSDNTQFGWVLIALKIPPFLLAVWLTWVFLAKAPPPIDVFAEMEAEEAAAKEREAGGEGAASSGGPARHRRES; this is translated from the coding sequence GTGACGTCCCTCGACGACAAGCCGACCGATCGCGAAGCCGGTGCCGACGCCGACGCGACCACGGACAGGGCGGTGACCGAGGCCGCGCTCTTCGATGCCTTCGGCGGTGTGCGGGGCATGGTGGAGACCGTGGTCCCCGGCCTGCTCTTCGTGACCATCTTCACGATCAACAAGGACCTGCACGTGTCGGCCATCGCGGCCCTCGCGGTGTCCCTCGTCCTGGTGGTCGTGCGCCTGGTCATGAAGGACACGGTCAAGCACGCCTTCAGCGGTGTCTTCGGCGTCGCCTTCGGTGTCGTCTTCGCGATGATGACCGGCAACGCCAAGGACTTCTATCTGCCGGGCATGCTCTACACGCTGGGCCTCGCGGTCGCGTACATCGTGACCACGCTGTGCGGGGTTCCCCTGATCGGGTTGATCCTCGGCCCGGTGTTCAAGGAGAACCTGTCGTGGCGGACGCGCAACCCCGGCCGCAAGAAGGCCTATGCGAAGGCGAGTTGGGCCTGGGGGCTCATCCTGCTCGCGAAGTGCGCGATCCTCTTCCCGATGTACTTCTGGGCCGACACCGACTCGGACAACACGCAGTTCGGCTGGGTGCTCATCGCGCTGAAGATCCCGCCGTTCCTGCTGGCCGTGTGGCTGACGTGGGTGTTCCTCGCCAAGGCTCCGCCGCCCATCGACGTGTTCGCGGAGATGGAGGCCGAGGAGGCTGCCGCCAAGGAGCGGGAGGCCGGCGGTGAGGGGGCCGCGTCCTCCGGGGGGCCTGCGCGCCATCGTCGCGAGAGCTGA
- a CDS encoding TrkA family potassium uptake protein: MRVAIAGAGAVGRSIAGELLENGHEVLLVDKAPTAISVERVPQAEWLLADACEITSLDEAALQRCNVVIAATGDDKVNLVVSLLAKTEYGVPRVVARVNNPKNEWLFNESWGVDVAVSTPRLMSALVEEAVSVGDLVRLLRFSHGDANLVELTLPPESALAGTRVGDVQWPEDTSLVTIIRGTRVLAPSQEDSLEAGDELLFVAAQAREEQLEDLLSVRREGA; encoded by the coding sequence ATGAGGGTCGCCATTGCCGGAGCCGGAGCCGTCGGCCGCTCGATCGCGGGCGAGCTCCTGGAGAACGGGCACGAGGTCCTGCTCGTCGACAAGGCGCCGACCGCCATCTCGGTCGAGCGCGTCCCGCAGGCGGAGTGGCTGCTCGCCGACGCCTGTGAGATCACGTCCCTGGACGAGGCGGCGCTCCAGCGCTGCAACGTGGTCATCGCGGCCACCGGCGACGACAAGGTCAACCTGGTCGTCTCCCTGCTCGCGAAGACCGAGTACGGGGTCCCGCGCGTCGTCGCCCGGGTCAACAACCCGAAGAACGAGTGGCTGTTCAACGAGTCGTGGGGCGTCGACGTCGCCGTCTCCACCCCGCGCCTCATGTCCGCCCTGGTCGAGGAGGCCGTCAGCGTCGGTGACCTGGTGCGCCTGCTGCGCTTCAGCCACGGCGACGCGAACCTGGTGGAGCTGACGCTCCCGCCGGAGTCGGCGCTCGCCGGCACGCGCGTGGGCGACGTCCAGTGGCCGGAGGACACGTCGCTGGTGACGATCATCCGCGGCACCCGCGTCCTGGCCCCCAGCCAGGAGGACTCCCTGGAGGCGGGCGACGAACTGCTGTTCGTGGCCGCCCAGGCCCGCGAGGAACAACTGGAGGACCTCCTCTCGGTCCGCCGCGAAGGCGCGTAA
- a CDS encoding TrkA family potassium uptake protein translates to MHIVIMGCGRVGSQLAQTLEQQGHTVAVVDQDPTAFRRLGSGFGGRRVTGVGFDQDTLREAGIEEAGAFAAVSSGDNSNIIAARVAREMFGIENVAARIYDPRRAEVYQRLGIPTVATVRWTADQMLRRLLPSGAEPLWRDPTGGVQLAEVHASESWVGQRISRLQEETGVRVAFLTRLGEAILPTSQTVLQEGDLVHVMMRTDDVEKVEAAFAEGPEGEGGH, encoded by the coding sequence GTGCATATCGTGATCATGGGCTGTGGCCGGGTAGGGTCCCAGCTTGCCCAGACCCTGGAACAGCAGGGCCACACGGTCGCCGTGGTCGACCAGGACCCGACGGCCTTCCGCCGTCTGGGCTCCGGGTTCGGCGGCCGCCGCGTCACCGGTGTCGGTTTCGACCAGGACACCCTGCGCGAGGCGGGCATCGAGGAGGCCGGCGCCTTCGCCGCCGTCTCCAGCGGTGACAACTCGAACATCATCGCCGCCCGCGTGGCCCGCGAGATGTTCGGGATCGAGAACGTGGCGGCGCGGATCTACGACCCCCGCCGCGCCGAGGTCTACCAGCGCCTGGGCATTCCGACGGTCGCCACGGTCCGCTGGACCGCCGACCAGATGCTGCGCCGCCTGCTGCCGTCCGGCGCGGAGCCGCTGTGGCGCGATCCCACCGGCGGGGTCCAGCTCGCCGAGGTGCACGCCTCGGAGTCCTGGGTCGGCCAGCGGATCAGCCGCCTCCAGGAGGAGACGGGCGTGCGCGTCGCGTTCCTGACCCGGCTCGGCGAGGCGATCCTGCCCACGTCGCAGACGGTGCTCCAGGAGGGCGACCTCGTCCACGTGATGATGCGCACGGACGACGTCGAGAAGGTCGAGGCGGCGTTCGCCGAAGGCCCTGAAGGGGAGGGCGGTCACTGA
- a CDS encoding APC family permease, with amino-acid sequence MSKLTDVPKRILIGRALRSDRLGETLLPKRIALPVFASDPLSSVAYAPGEVLLVLSIAGVSAYHFSPWIAVAVVVLMFTVVASYRQNVHAYPSGGGDYEVANTNLGPKAGLTVASALLVDYVLTVAVSIASGIENLGSAVPFVVEHKVLCACAVIILLTLMNLRGVKESGKLFAIPTYVFVAGVFIMIAWGAFRGLILGDTMRAPTSDFHIKAEHQGLAGFALVFLLLRAFSSGCAALTGVEAISNGVPAFRKPKSKNAASTLALMGALAVTMFCGIIALAMTTKVRMAEHPATDLIHNGVAVGGAYVQNPVISQVAEAVFGKGSFLFIVLAAATALVLFLAANTAYNGFPLLGSILAQDRYLPRQLHTRGDRLAFSNGIVLLAGAAMLLVVIYGADSTRLIQLYIVGVFVSFTLSQTGMVRHWNRHLRTERDADKRRHMIRSRAINAFGAFFTGLVLVVVLVTKFTHGAWVALLGMCIFYATMTAIRKHYDRVAEEIAAPETPSDDSVRPSRVHSIVLVSKIHRPTLRALAYAKLMRTDTLEALSVNVDPAETKALREEWERRGIEIPLKVLDSPYREITRPIIEYVKSLRRESPRDAISVIIPEYVVGHWYEHLLHNQSALRLKGRLLFTPGIMVTSVPYQLESSEAAKKRARRRSEWNAPGAVRRGPVEKRPKEPSGK; translated from the coding sequence GTGTCCAAACTGACCGACGTGCCCAAACGGATCTTGATCGGGCGCGCACTGCGCAGTGATCGGCTCGGAGAAACGCTCCTGCCGAAGCGCATCGCACTCCCCGTTTTCGCCTCCGACCCGCTCTCCTCCGTCGCGTACGCGCCCGGCGAGGTGCTGCTGGTCCTGTCCATCGCGGGCGTGTCGGCGTACCACTTCAGCCCCTGGATCGCGGTCGCGGTCGTCGTGCTGATGTTCACGGTCGTCGCCTCGTACCGGCAGAACGTGCACGCCTACCCGAGCGGTGGCGGCGACTACGAGGTGGCCAACACCAACCTCGGCCCGAAGGCCGGGCTCACCGTCGCCAGCGCCCTGCTCGTCGACTACGTCCTGACCGTCGCCGTCTCCATCGCCTCCGGCATCGAGAACCTCGGCTCGGCGGTGCCCTTCGTGGTCGAGCACAAGGTGCTGTGCGCCTGCGCCGTGATCATCCTGCTGACGCTGATGAACCTGCGCGGGGTCAAGGAGTCCGGGAAGCTCTTCGCCATCCCGACGTACGTCTTCGTCGCCGGCGTCTTCATCATGATCGCCTGGGGTGCCTTCCGCGGGCTGATCCTCGGCGACACCATGCGGGCCCCCACCTCCGACTTCCACATCAAGGCGGAACACCAGGGCCTCGCGGGCTTCGCCCTGGTCTTCCTGCTCCTGCGGGCCTTCTCCTCCGGCTGCGCGGCCCTGACCGGCGTCGAGGCGATCTCCAACGGCGTCCCGGCGTTCCGCAAGCCGAAGTCGAAGAACGCGGCGTCCACGCTCGCCCTCATGGGCGCGCTCGCCGTCACCATGTTCTGCGGCATCATCGCGCTCGCCATGACCACCAAGGTCCGGATGGCCGAGCATCCGGCGACCGACCTGATCCACAACGGTGTCGCCGTCGGCGGCGCCTACGTCCAGAACCCGGTGATCTCCCAGGTCGCCGAGGCCGTCTTCGGCAAGGGCAGCTTCCTCTTCATCGTCCTCGCGGCCGCGACGGCCCTGGTCCTCTTCCTGGCCGCCAACACCGCGTACAACGGCTTCCCGCTGCTCGGCTCGATCCTCGCCCAGGACCGCTACCTGCCGCGCCAGCTGCACACCCGCGGCGACCGCCTCGCCTTCTCGAACGGCATCGTGCTGCTCGCGGGCGCGGCGATGCTCCTGGTCGTGATCTACGGCGCCGACTCCACCCGCCTGATCCAGCTCTACATCGTCGGCGTGTTCGTGTCCTTCACGCTCAGCCAGACGGGCATGGTTCGGCACTGGAACCGCCACCTGCGCACCGAGCGCGACGCCGACAAGCGCCGCCACATGATCCGCTCCCGCGCGATCAACGCCTTCGGCGCCTTCTTCACCGGCCTGGTCCTCGTGGTCGTCCTCGTCACGAAGTTCACCCACGGCGCCTGGGTCGCGCTGCTCGGCATGTGCATCTTCTACGCGACGATGACCGCGATCCGGAAGCACTACGACCGGGTCGCCGAGGAGATCGCCGCGCCGGAGACGCCGTCCGACGACAGCGTCCGCCCGTCCCGCGTCCACTCGATCGTCCTCGTCTCGAAGATCCACCGGCCGACGCTGCGGGCCCTGGCCTACGCCAAGCTGATGCGCACGGACACCCTCGAAGCGCTGAGCGTCAACGTCGACCCGGCCGAGACCAAGGCGCTGCGCGAGGAGTGGGAGCGGCGCGGCATCGAGATCCCGCTCAAGGTCCTCGACTCGCCGTACCGCGAGATCACCCGGCCGATCATCGAATACGTGAAGAGCCTGCGCCGCGAGTCCCCGCGCGACGCGATCAGCGTGATCATCCCCGAGTACGTGGTCGGCCACTGGTACGAGCACCTGCTGCACAACCAGAGCGCCCTCAGGCTGAAGGGGCGGCTGCTGTTCACCCCGGGGATCATGGTGACGTCGGTCCCCTACCAGCTGGAGTCCTCCGAGGCCGCCAAGAAGCGGGCCCGCAGGCGTTCCGAGTGGAACGCGCCGGGCGCGGTGCGCCGCGGCCCGGTCGAGAAGCGCCCCAAGGAGCCGAGCGGCAAGTAA
- a CDS encoding TRAM domain-containing protein: protein MQAEPTKSLVGEEYEVEVGPVAHGGHCIARTAEGQVLFVRHTLPGEQVVARVTHGEEGDRFLRADAVRVLDASKDRVEAPCPYAGPGRCGGCDWQHAKPGAQRRMKGEVIAEQLQHLAGLTPEEAGWDGTVMPAEGDKLPAGEVPQWRTRVQYAVTEDGRAGLRRHRSHEVEPVEHCMIAAEGVSELGIEQRDWTGMESVEAIAASGSQDRQVILKPLVGARLPIVELDKPVSVMRIGEKDGGVHRVHGRPFVRERADDRTYRVGSGGFWQVHPKAADTLMKAVMQGLLPRKGDMALDLYCGVGLFAGALADRIGDKGAVLGIESGKRAVEDARHNLSGFDRVRIEQGKVEAVLPRTGITEVDLIVLDPPRAGAGKKTVAHLSTLGARRIAYVACDPAALARDLGYFREGGYRVRTLRAFDLFPMTSHVECVAVLEPATKGG, encoded by the coding sequence ATGCAGGCAGAACCGACGAAGTCCCTGGTGGGGGAGGAGTACGAGGTCGAGGTCGGCCCCGTCGCGCACGGTGGTCACTGCATCGCGCGCACGGCCGAGGGCCAGGTCCTGTTCGTCCGGCACACGCTGCCCGGCGAGCAGGTCGTGGCGCGGGTGACCCACGGCGAGGAGGGCGACCGCTTCCTGCGCGCGGACGCCGTACGGGTCCTGGACGCCTCCAAGGACCGCGTCGAGGCCCCCTGCCCGTACGCCGGTCCGGGCCGCTGCGGCGGCTGCGACTGGCAGCACGCCAAGCCCGGCGCGCAGCGCCGCATGAAGGGCGAGGTCATCGCCGAGCAGCTGCAGCACCTGGCCGGGCTCACGCCCGAGGAGGCCGGCTGGGACGGCACCGTCATGCCGGCCGAGGGCGACAAGCTCCCGGCGGGCGAGGTCCCGCAGTGGCGTACGCGCGTCCAGTACGCGGTGACCGAGGACGGCCGCGCGGGCCTGCGCCGCCACCGCTCGCACGAGGTCGAGCCGGTCGAGCACTGCATGATCGCCGCCGAGGGCGTCTCCGAGCTGGGCATCGAGCAGCGCGACTGGACCGGCATGGAGTCGGTCGAGGCGATCGCGGCCAGCGGCTCGCAGGACCGCCAGGTGATCCTGAAGCCGCTGGTGGGCGCCCGTCTGCCGATCGTCGAGCTGGACAAGCCGGTCTCCGTGATGCGGATCGGTGAGAAGGACGGCGGCGTCCACCGCGTCCACGGCCGCCCGTTCGTGCGCGAGCGCGCCGACGACCGTACGTACCGGGTGGGCAGCGGCGGCTTCTGGCAGGTCCACCCCAAGGCGGCGGACACCCTGATGAAGGCCGTCATGCAGGGCCTGCTCCCGCGCAAGGGCGACATGGCCCTCGACCTGTACTGCGGCGTCGGCCTCTTCGCGGGCGCGCTCGCGGACCGGATCGGCGACAAGGGTGCGGTGCTCGGCATCGAGTCCGGCAAGCGCGCGGTGGAGGACGCCCGCCACAACCTCTCCGGGTTCGACCGGGTCCGCATCGAGCAGGGCAAGGTCGAGGCCGTGCTCCCGCGCACCGGCATCACCGAGGTGGACCTCATCGTCCTCGACCCGCCGCGCGCGGGCGCCGGCAAGAAGACCGTCGCCCACCTCTCGACGCTGGGCGCCCGCCGCATCGCGTACGTGGCCTGCGACCCGGCGGCGCTCGCGCGGGACCTCGGGTATTTCCGCGAGGGCGGGTACCGGGTGCGGACGCTTCGGGCGTTCGATCTGTTTCCGATGACATCGCATGTCGAGTGTGTCGCTGTTCTGGAGCCGGCGACGAAGGGCGGCTGA